A genomic region of Mugil cephalus isolate CIBA_MC_2020 chromosome 5, CIBA_Mcephalus_1.1, whole genome shotgun sequence contains the following coding sequences:
- the ap1ar gene encoding AP-1 complex-associated regulatory protein isoform X2, producing the protein MGNCWAYCVGLFRREANRIQRGGGSKYFRSSTTGEHYTIEFENLVESDEAESPQACPRPISEDEIKHLKEHRYAAISDKQVLIDQKLQKELEAQEEKLRLEEEARNAAQREAARLARERKVKELSAQKKRGKADGSGGETQQKKQTPGEDFDVYLQNVKAQSEAFRSNRLPSDTNVVTPNTECSWDFTTKTRSTNDDGTSLDLEWEDEEGMNRALPVWERSRTEEDILRAALRPGSKQMTSGPTSASEDSNALEWENDFVSNHPEDNADAEFEGFVNPVLDTPSEDASDCGLRSDSQDR; encoded by the exons ATGGGTAACTGCTGGGCTTACTGTGTCGGGCTGTTCAGGAGGGAGGCCAACAGGATCCAGAGAGGGGGCGG ATCAAAATATTTCCGAAGCAGTACCACGGGGGAGCATTATACAATAGAG TTTGAAAACCTGGTAGAGAGTGATGAG GCAGAGAGTCCACAGGCCTGCCCCAG ACCCATCAGTGAAGATGAGATCAAGCACCTCAAAGAGCACCGTTACGCTGCCATCTCAGACAAGCAGGTCCTGATAGACCAAAAGCTTCAAAAGGAG TTAGAGGCACAAGAGGAGAAGTTAAGGCTAGAAGAGGAGGCTAGAAATGCCGCCCAGCGCGAGGCCGCCAGGCTGGCGCGCGAACGAAAAGTGAAGGAG CTGTCTGCCCAGAAGAAACGTGGGAAAGCAGACGGCTCCGGTGGTGAAACCCAGCAAAAAAA ACAAACTCCTGGGGAGGATTTTGACGTCTACCTCCAGAATGTTAAAGCCCAGTCCGAGGCTTTCAGGAGCAACC GACTTCCCTCGGACACCAACGTGGTGACTCCCAACACGGAGTGCAGCTGGGATTTCACCACCAAGACCCGCTCCACCAACGACGACGGGACCTCACTGGACCTGGAGTGGGAGGATGAGGAAG GAATGAATCGTGCACTTCCAGTCTGGGAGAGGTCTCGGACGGAGGAGGACATCTTGCGTGCGGCCCTGCGGCCGGGCAGCAAGCAGATGACCAGCGGGCCGACCTCGGCCTCCGAGGACTCCAACGCGCTGGAGTGGGAGAATGATTTTGTGAGTAACCACCCTGAGGACAATGCAGACGCGGAATTTGAAGGGTTTGTCAATCCCGTCCTAGACACTCCCTCTGAGGACGCCTCGGACTGTGGCCTCAGGTCGGACAGCCAGGACAGATAG
- the ap1ar gene encoding AP-1 complex-associated regulatory protein isoform X1: MGNCWAYCVGLFRREANRIQRGGGSKYFRSSTTGEHYTIEFENLVESDEAESPQACPRPISEDEIKHLKEHRYAAISDKQVLIDQKLQKELEAQEEKLRLEEEARNAAQREAARLARERKVKELSAQKKRGKADGSGGETQQKKQTPGEDFDVYLQNVKAQSEAFRSNPVCPSSGLPSDTNVVTPNTECSWDFTTKTRSTNDDGTSLDLEWEDEEGMNRALPVWERSRTEEDILRAALRPGSKQMTSGPTSASEDSNALEWENDFVSNHPEDNADAEFEGFVNPVLDTPSEDASDCGLRSDSQDR, encoded by the exons ATGGGTAACTGCTGGGCTTACTGTGTCGGGCTGTTCAGGAGGGAGGCCAACAGGATCCAGAGAGGGGGCGG ATCAAAATATTTCCGAAGCAGTACCACGGGGGAGCATTATACAATAGAG TTTGAAAACCTGGTAGAGAGTGATGAG GCAGAGAGTCCACAGGCCTGCCCCAG ACCCATCAGTGAAGATGAGATCAAGCACCTCAAAGAGCACCGTTACGCTGCCATCTCAGACAAGCAGGTCCTGATAGACCAAAAGCTTCAAAAGGAG TTAGAGGCACAAGAGGAGAAGTTAAGGCTAGAAGAGGAGGCTAGAAATGCCGCCCAGCGCGAGGCCGCCAGGCTGGCGCGCGAACGAAAAGTGAAGGAG CTGTCTGCCCAGAAGAAACGTGGGAAAGCAGACGGCTCCGGTGGTGAAACCCAGCAAAAAAA ACAAACTCCTGGGGAGGATTTTGACGTCTACCTCCAGAATGTTAAAGCCCAGTCCGAGGCTTTCAGGAGCAACC CTGTCTGTCCGTCATCAGGACTTCCCTCGGACACCAACGTGGTGACTCCCAACACGGAGTGCAGCTGGGATTTCACCACCAAGACCCGCTCCACCAACGACGACGGGACCTCACTGGACCTGGAGTGGGAGGATGAGGAAG GAATGAATCGTGCACTTCCAGTCTGGGAGAGGTCTCGGACGGAGGAGGACATCTTGCGTGCGGCCCTGCGGCCGGGCAGCAAGCAGATGACCAGCGGGCCGACCTCGGCCTCCGAGGACTCCAACGCGCTGGAGTGGGAGAATGATTTTGTGAGTAACCACCCTGAGGACAATGCAGACGCGGAATTTGAAGGGTTTGTCAATCCCGTCCTAGACACTCCCTCTGAGGACGCCTCGGACTGTGGCCTCAGGTCGGACAGCCAGGACAGATAG
- the smad5 gene encoding mothers against decapentaplegic homolog 5 isoform X1: protein MTSMSSLFSFTSPAVKRLLGWKQGDEEEKWAEKAVDALVKKLKKKKGAMEDLEKALSCPGQPSKCVTIPRSLDGRLQVSHRKGLPHVIYCRVWRWPDLQSHHELKPLEVCEYPFGSKQKEVCINPYHYKRVESPVLPPVLVPRHSEFNPQHSLLVQFRNLTHNEPHMPLNATFPESFQQPHSGGGSSSGGGGGGGGGSFPISPNSPYPPSPASSGTYPNSPASSGPSSPFQLPADTPPPAYMPPDEQLGQESQSMETSSSLVQQNMARGDVQPVEYEEPSHWCSIVYYELNNRVGEAYHAASTSVLVDGFTDPSNNKNRFCLGLLSNVNRNSTIENTRRHIGKGVHLYYVGGEVYAECLSDTSIFVQSRNCNYHHGFHPTTVCKIPSGCSLKIFNNQEFARLLTQSVNHGFEAVYELTKMCTIRMSFVKGWGAEYHRQDVTSTPCWIEVHLHGPLQWLDKVLTQMGSPLNPISSVS from the exons ATGACCTCCATGTCTAGTCTCTTCTCCTTCACGAGCCCGGCGGTCAAGCGGCTGCTCGGCTGGAAGcagggagacgaggaggagaaatggGCCGAGAAGGCGGTGGATGCGCTCgtgaagaagctgaagaagaagaaaggcgcCATGGAGGACCTGGAGAAAGCCCTGAGCTGCCCCGGGCAGCCCAGCAAGTGTGTCACCATTCCAAGATCGCTAGACGGCCGGCTGCAGGTTTCCCACAGGAAGGGTCTCCCTCATGTCATCTACTGCCGAGTGTGGCGCTGGCCGGACCTCCAGTCCCACCATGAGCTCAAGCCCCTGGAGGTGTGCGAGTACCCGTTCGGCTCCAAACAGAAGGAGGTCTGCATCAACCCATATCACTACAAGCGGGTGGAGAGTCCTG tGCTCCCTCCTGTCCTGGTACCGCGGCACAGCGAGTTCAATCCACAGCACAGCTTGCTGGTGCAATTTCGCAACCTCACCCACAACGAGCCGCACATGCCCCTGAACGCCACCTTTCCCGAGTCCTTCCAGCAGCCGCACAGTggaggcggcagcagcagtggaggcggcggcggaggcggcggcggtTCTTTTCCCATTTCTCCCAACTCTCCGTATCCTCCCTCTCCAGCCAGCAGCGGTACTTATCCGAACTCTCCTGCCAGCTCGGGGCCCTCCAGTCCATTCCAGCTCCCAG CTGACACCCCACCCCCGGCCTACATGCCCCCCGATGAGCAGCTGGGCCAGGAGAGCCAGTCCATGGAAACGAGCAGCAGCCTGGTGCAGCAGAACATGGCCAGAGGAG ATGTACAACCAGTGGAGTATGAGGAGCCGAGCCACTGGTGCTCTATCGTCTACTATGAACTTAACAACCGTGTAGGAGAGGCCTACCATGCTGCATCAACCAGTGTGCTCGTGGACGGCTTCACCGATCcttcaaacaacaaaaaccgCTTCTGCCTCGGATTGTTGTCCAACGTCAACCGCAACTCCACCATCGAGAACACCCGCAGACACATTGGCAAAG GAGTGCACCTGTACTATGTGGGAGGGGAGGTGTACGCGGAGTGCCTCAGCGACACCAGCATTTTTGTCCAGAGTCGTAACTGTAACTACCACCACGGCTTCCACCCCACCACCGTTTGCAAGATCCCCAGCGGGTGTAGCCTCAAGATCTTCAACAACCAGGAGTTTGCTCGGCTCCTGACCCAATCTGTCAACCACGGCTTCGAGGCCGTCTACGAGCTCACCAAGATGTGCACCATTAGGATGAGTTTTGTCAAG GGCTGGGGAGCTGAGTATCACAGACAAGATGTCACCAGCACCCCCTGCTGGATCGAGGTGCACCTGCACGGGCCCCTCCAGTGGCTGGATAAGGTGCTGACACAAATGGGTTCGCCTCTCAATCCAATCTCCTCTGTGTCCTAA
- the smad5 gene encoding mothers against decapentaplegic homolog 5 isoform X2, with the protein MTSMSSLFSFTSPAVKRLLGWKQGDEEEKWAEKAVDALVKKLKKKKGAMEDLEKALSCPGQPSKCVTIPRSLDGRLQVSHRKGLPHVIYCRVWRWPDLQSHHELKPLEVCEYPFGSKQKEVCINPYHYKRVESPVLPPVLVPRHSEFNPQHSLLVQFRNLTHNEPHMPLNATFPESFQQPHSGGGSSSGGGGGGGGGSFPISPNSPYPPSPASSGTYPNSPASSGPSSPFQLPDVQPVEYEEPSHWCSIVYYELNNRVGEAYHAASTSVLVDGFTDPSNNKNRFCLGLLSNVNRNSTIENTRRHIGKGVHLYYVGGEVYAECLSDTSIFVQSRNCNYHHGFHPTTVCKIPSGCSLKIFNNQEFARLLTQSVNHGFEAVYELTKMCTIRMSFVKGWGAEYHRQDVTSTPCWIEVHLHGPLQWLDKVLTQMGSPLNPISSVS; encoded by the exons ATGACCTCCATGTCTAGTCTCTTCTCCTTCACGAGCCCGGCGGTCAAGCGGCTGCTCGGCTGGAAGcagggagacgaggaggagaaatggGCCGAGAAGGCGGTGGATGCGCTCgtgaagaagctgaagaagaagaaaggcgcCATGGAGGACCTGGAGAAAGCCCTGAGCTGCCCCGGGCAGCCCAGCAAGTGTGTCACCATTCCAAGATCGCTAGACGGCCGGCTGCAGGTTTCCCACAGGAAGGGTCTCCCTCATGTCATCTACTGCCGAGTGTGGCGCTGGCCGGACCTCCAGTCCCACCATGAGCTCAAGCCCCTGGAGGTGTGCGAGTACCCGTTCGGCTCCAAACAGAAGGAGGTCTGCATCAACCCATATCACTACAAGCGGGTGGAGAGTCCTG tGCTCCCTCCTGTCCTGGTACCGCGGCACAGCGAGTTCAATCCACAGCACAGCTTGCTGGTGCAATTTCGCAACCTCACCCACAACGAGCCGCACATGCCCCTGAACGCCACCTTTCCCGAGTCCTTCCAGCAGCCGCACAGTggaggcggcagcagcagtggaggcggcggcggaggcggcggcggtTCTTTTCCCATTTCTCCCAACTCTCCGTATCCTCCCTCTCCAGCCAGCAGCGGTACTTATCCGAACTCTCCTGCCAGCTCGGGGCCCTCCAGTCCATTCCAGCTCCCAG ATGTACAACCAGTGGAGTATGAGGAGCCGAGCCACTGGTGCTCTATCGTCTACTATGAACTTAACAACCGTGTAGGAGAGGCCTACCATGCTGCATCAACCAGTGTGCTCGTGGACGGCTTCACCGATCcttcaaacaacaaaaaccgCTTCTGCCTCGGATTGTTGTCCAACGTCAACCGCAACTCCACCATCGAGAACACCCGCAGACACATTGGCAAAG GAGTGCACCTGTACTATGTGGGAGGGGAGGTGTACGCGGAGTGCCTCAGCGACACCAGCATTTTTGTCCAGAGTCGTAACTGTAACTACCACCACGGCTTCCACCCCACCACCGTTTGCAAGATCCCCAGCGGGTGTAGCCTCAAGATCTTCAACAACCAGGAGTTTGCTCGGCTCCTGACCCAATCTGTCAACCACGGCTTCGAGGCCGTCTACGAGCTCACCAAGATGTGCACCATTAGGATGAGTTTTGTCAAG GGCTGGGGAGCTGAGTATCACAGACAAGATGTCACCAGCACCCCCTGCTGGATCGAGGTGCACCTGCACGGGCCCCTCCAGTGGCTGGATAAGGTGCTGACACAAATGGGTTCGCCTCTCAATCCAATCTCCTCTGTGTCCTAA
- the ap1ar gene encoding AP-1 complex-associated regulatory protein isoform X3: protein MGNCWAYCVGLFRREANRIQRGGGSKYFRSSTTGEHYTIEFENLVESDEAESPQACPRPISEDEIKHLKEHRYAAISDKQVLIDQKLQKELSAQKKRGKADGSGGETQQKKQTPGEDFDVYLQNVKAQSEAFRSNPVCPSSGLPSDTNVVTPNTECSWDFTTKTRSTNDDGTSLDLEWEDEEGMNRALPVWERSRTEEDILRAALRPGSKQMTSGPTSASEDSNALEWENDFVSNHPEDNADAEFEGFVNPVLDTPSEDASDCGLRSDSQDR, encoded by the exons ATGGGTAACTGCTGGGCTTACTGTGTCGGGCTGTTCAGGAGGGAGGCCAACAGGATCCAGAGAGGGGGCGG ATCAAAATATTTCCGAAGCAGTACCACGGGGGAGCATTATACAATAGAG TTTGAAAACCTGGTAGAGAGTGATGAG GCAGAGAGTCCACAGGCCTGCCCCAG ACCCATCAGTGAAGATGAGATCAAGCACCTCAAAGAGCACCGTTACGCTGCCATCTCAGACAAGCAGGTCCTGATAGACCAAAAGCTTCAAAAGGAG CTGTCTGCCCAGAAGAAACGTGGGAAAGCAGACGGCTCCGGTGGTGAAACCCAGCAAAAAAA ACAAACTCCTGGGGAGGATTTTGACGTCTACCTCCAGAATGTTAAAGCCCAGTCCGAGGCTTTCAGGAGCAACC CTGTCTGTCCGTCATCAGGACTTCCCTCGGACACCAACGTGGTGACTCCCAACACGGAGTGCAGCTGGGATTTCACCACCAAGACCCGCTCCACCAACGACGACGGGACCTCACTGGACCTGGAGTGGGAGGATGAGGAAG GAATGAATCGTGCACTTCCAGTCTGGGAGAGGTCTCGGACGGAGGAGGACATCTTGCGTGCGGCCCTGCGGCCGGGCAGCAAGCAGATGACCAGCGGGCCGACCTCGGCCTCCGAGGACTCCAACGCGCTGGAGTGGGAGAATGATTTTGTGAGTAACCACCCTGAGGACAATGCAGACGCGGAATTTGAAGGGTTTGTCAATCCCGTCCTAGACACTCCCTCTGAGGACGCCTCGGACTGTGGCCTCAGGTCGGACAGCCAGGACAGATAG